In one Pseudomonas sp. 31-12 genomic region, the following are encoded:
- a CDS encoding DUF3313 domain-containing protein gives MNLSKKLFIGAALASLLLGGCTSKVTEKDQYSGFLSNYNNLQQVTTSSGETAMRWVSPSWNPKAYDTVVFNKLELYPAPKPNERVNRQTLDELQSYMTSKTKGVLGQRYRVVSSEQSAPAGSKKLIMRAAITGVNAENEGMKWYEVVPVAAVVGGVSAASGHRDQDTTLFIEAEFIDPSNNQTVAKVVRKVFGSTLENASQKITAKDFKVAIDKLTSDLQAFIR, from the coding sequence ATGAACCTGTCGAAGAAACTGTTCATCGGCGCTGCACTTGCCAGCCTGTTGCTCGGCGGGTGCACCTCGAAAGTCACGGAAAAAGACCAGTACTCAGGCTTCCTGTCCAACTACAACAACTTGCAGCAAGTCACCACCAGCAGCGGCGAGACCGCCATGCGCTGGGTCAGCCCGTCATGGAATCCAAAAGCCTATGACACCGTCGTCTTCAATAAGCTTGAGCTCTATCCGGCGCCCAAGCCCAACGAGCGGGTCAATCGGCAAACCCTGGATGAACTGCAGAGCTACATGACCAGCAAGACCAAAGGCGTGCTGGGCCAGAGATACCGGGTGGTGTCGAGCGAACAGTCAGCGCCGGCCGGTTCAAAAAAGCTGATCATGCGCGCGGCGATCACCGGGGTGAATGCGGAAAACGAAGGCATGAAATGGTATGAAGTGGTGCCTGTCGCGGCTGTCGTCGGTGGCGTTTCCGCAGCCAGCGGGCATCGGGATCAGGACACCACGCTGTTCATCGAGGCTGAATTTATCGATCCCAGCAACAACCAGACCGTGGCCAAGGTGGTGCGCAAGGTGTTTGGCAGCACACTGGAAAACGCCAGCCAGAAAATCACTGCCAAGGATTTCAAAGTGGCGATCGATAAACTGACCAGCGATTTGCAGGCGTTTATCCGGTAG
- a CDS encoding DUF3303 domain-containing protein yields the protein MLFIVSWSINSDNRNKAIERFLKSGAVPPAGVQMLGRWHAVGGSSGFGIAEANDLVLIQKWVLEWNDIMKMDVQAALTDEQMAPLLAGTVGK from the coding sequence ATGTTATTCATCGTCAGCTGGTCGATAAATTCGGACAACCGTAACAAAGCGATCGAGCGCTTCCTCAAGTCCGGCGCCGTCCCACCGGCCGGCGTGCAGATGCTCGGGCGTTGGCATGCCGTCGGTGGTTCGAGCGGTTTTGGCATCGCAGAAGCCAATGATCTGGTGCTTATTCAGAAGTGGGTGCTGGAGTGGAACGACATCATGAAGATGGACGTCCAGGCGGCATTGACCGATGAACAAATGGCACCGCTGCTGGCAGGTACGGTCGGCAAATAG
- a CDS encoding HD domain-containing protein: MNLLLEFPVTDEILTSYALAIGTDLPGYRNHIYRVLNFYRAISGIEGLPSEAVQIAGAFHDLGIWTDQTIDYLEPSVRLATDYLAKRQLSHLSGEVTALILEHHKVRPYAADHALSVEPFRRADVIDVSLGLLTFGLPRAYIKSVKLALPNHGFHGMLLRQTARQFLRSPLKPLPMFRW, encoded by the coding sequence ATGAACCTCCTTCTCGAATTCCCCGTTACCGACGAAATACTCACGTCCTATGCGCTGGCGATCGGCACCGATCTGCCGGGTTATCGCAATCACATTTACCGGGTGCTGAACTTCTACCGCGCGATCAGCGGTATTGAAGGCCTGCCCTCCGAAGCCGTGCAGATCGCGGGGGCGTTTCACGACCTGGGCATCTGGACCGACCAGACCATCGATTACCTGGAACCCTCGGTTCGCCTGGCCACCGACTACCTCGCCAAGCGGCAACTGTCGCACCTGAGTGGCGAAGTGACGGCGCTGATTCTGGAGCACCACAAAGTGCGGCCTTACGCTGCCGACCATGCGCTCAGCGTCGAGCCCTTCCGACGCGCCGATGTCATTGATGTGTCCCTCGGCCTGCTGACGTTCGGTCTGCCACGGGCCTACATCAAATCAGTGAAGTTGGCGCTGCCCAATCATGGCTTTCACGGGATGCTGCTCCGGCAAACCGCGCGGCAATTCCTGCGCTCCCCGCTCAAGCCGCTGCCAATGTTTCGCTGGTGA
- a CDS encoding Rrf2 family transcriptional regulator, whose protein sequence is MSLYSAGVEYGIHCLLFLVGDYGDSREASVRDLAELQGVPLDYLAKIFTKLAKAKLVVATEGVRGGFKLARPADEISVLDIVNAIDGQKLIFDCRDIRGRCALFDGSPPTWAVEGHCSVHAVMMTAQQRMEDALAQQTILDLARRVGRKAPAEFGAQVDNWINDRREKKTATGTQPDGEQIIPVSDISD, encoded by the coding sequence ATGTCTCTTTACAGCGCGGGCGTTGAGTACGGCATTCACTGCCTGCTTTTTCTGGTGGGCGATTACGGCGATAGCCGTGAGGCAAGCGTGCGCGACCTCGCTGAACTGCAAGGCGTGCCCCTGGACTACCTGGCAAAAATCTTTACCAAGCTGGCCAAGGCCAAACTGGTGGTGGCGACCGAGGGTGTGCGCGGCGGGTTCAAACTGGCGCGGCCGGCGGATGAAATCAGCGTGCTGGACATCGTCAACGCCATCGACGGCCAGAAACTCATCTTCGATTGTCGTGATATCCGCGGGCGTTGCGCGCTGTTTGACGGTTCCCCGCCGACGTGGGCCGTGGAAGGACATTGCTCGGTTCACGCGGTGATGATGACCGCACAGCAACGCATGGAAGATGCCCTCGCCCAGCAGACCATTCTCGACCTTGCCCGCAGGGTCGGGCGCAAAGCCCCGGCCGAGTTCGGCGCCCAGGTGGACAACTGGATCAATGATCGTCGGGAAAAGAAAACCGCCACCGGGACTCAGCCCGATGGCGAACAGATCATTCCTGTGAGCGATATTTCCGACTGA
- a CDS encoding NAD(P)/FAD-dependent oxidoreductase yields MKQHILVIGAGFGGMWTALSATRLLDIHDHNHVEVTVLAPQAELRVRPRFYEPNAHQLAAPLGDLFDAVGVKFIKGAAETIDVQQKRVGYTDASGAKQVCSYDKLVLATGSGLALPNTPGVAKHAFDVDQIEQAVRLENHLKSLANLPQSKARNTVVVAGGGFTGIETATEMPARLRAILGEDADIEVIIVDRGEKVGASMGSEISHSIAEASSELGVKWRLKSSVVAVDENGVTLDNGQRIDAKTVVWTTGVRASSLTEQIPAERDHLGRLHVDAHLKVIGQDDIFATGDVAYAATDDIGNYALMTCQHAISLGRHAGNNVAAQILGVDPKAYSQPKYVTCLDLGAWGAVYTEGWDRQVKLVKEEGKSLKTQINTVWIYPPAADRATALAAADPMIPVVA; encoded by the coding sequence ATGAAACAGCACATTCTGGTAATAGGCGCAGGTTTCGGTGGCATGTGGACGGCATTGAGCGCCACGCGCCTGTTGGACATTCACGATCACAACCACGTAGAAGTCACGGTACTGGCGCCTCAGGCCGAGCTGCGGGTACGTCCGCGCTTCTACGAGCCGAATGCTCATCAACTCGCTGCACCCCTCGGCGACCTGTTCGATGCGGTCGGTGTGAAGTTCATCAAGGGCGCCGCAGAAACCATCGACGTGCAGCAAAAACGCGTCGGCTACACCGATGCGTCGGGTGCCAAACAAGTGTGCAGCTACGACAAACTCGTTCTGGCCACCGGCAGCGGTCTCGCGCTGCCCAACACCCCGGGCGTGGCCAAACACGCCTTCGACGTGGACCAGATCGAACAAGCCGTGCGCCTGGAAAACCATCTGAAATCCCTGGCCAACCTGCCGCAAAGCAAAGCCCGCAACACCGTCGTGGTGGCCGGCGGTGGTTTCACCGGGATTGAAACAGCGACCGAAATGCCGGCGCGACTGCGGGCCATCCTCGGTGAAGACGCCGACATCGAAGTGATCATCGTTGATCGCGGCGAAAAAGTCGGGGCGTCCATGGGCAGCGAAATCAGCCATTCAATCGCCGAAGCCAGCTCTGAGCTGGGGGTGAAATGGCGCTTGAAGTCGTCGGTAGTGGCCGTCGATGAAAACGGTGTGACCCTGGACAATGGCCAGCGCATCGACGCCAAAACCGTGGTCTGGACCACCGGTGTACGGGCCAGCTCGCTCACCGAGCAGATCCCGGCCGAACGCGATCACCTCGGCCGCCTGCACGTCGATGCGCATCTGAAAGTCATCGGTCAGGACGACATTTTCGCCACGGGTGATGTGGCCTATGCCGCCACTGACGACATCGGCAACTACGCCTTGATGACCTGCCAACACGCGATCTCGCTGGGGCGTCACGCCGGCAACAACGTTGCTGCGCAAATTCTGGGCGTGGATCCGAAGGCGTACAGTCAGCCCAAGTACGTTACCTGTCTGGATCTGGGGGCGTGGGGCGCGGTGTACACCGAGGGCTGGGATCGCCAGGTGAAACTGGTCAAGGAGGAAGGCAAATCGCTGAAGACCCAGATCAACACGGTGTGGATCTACCCGCCGGCGGCTGACCGTGCAACAGCGCTGGCGGCAGCGGATCCGATGATTCCGGTTGTGGCCTGA
- a CDS encoding nuclear transport factor 2 family protein, giving the protein MKKVNVLIGFLCLFSGYVAAAPAAGEKDVADAVDHLTQAMLHKNIPELKALTAENLTYGHSSGKVQDKKDFIADIETGKSAFKTLEMQNQTITVSGDVALVRHHFSAQAIKGTELVPTEIENFQIWQKKAGKWLLVGRQAFRI; this is encoded by the coding sequence ATGAAAAAAGTGAACGTGCTGATTGGTTTTCTGTGCCTGTTCAGTGGCTACGTGGCAGCGGCCCCGGCGGCGGGCGAGAAGGATGTCGCGGACGCTGTGGACCATCTGACGCAAGCCATGCTCCACAAGAACATCCCCGAACTGAAAGCGTTGACCGCTGAAAACCTGACCTACGGGCACTCCAGCGGCAAGGTCCAGGACAAGAAAGACTTCATCGCCGATATCGAAACGGGCAAGAGCGCTTTCAAAACCCTGGAAATGCAGAACCAGACCATCACCGTCTCGGGTGATGTTGCGTTGGTTCGCCATCATTTTTCGGCACAGGCGATCAAGGGCACTGAGCTGGTCCCGACTGAAATCGAGAACTTCCAGATCTGGCAGAAGAAGGCTGGCAAATGGTTGCTGGTAGGCCGACAAGCCTTCCGCATCTGA
- the grxC gene encoding glutaredoxin 3, which yields MNTVTLYTTDTCPYCRNAKALLASKGIATREINVQSEPGKFQEMLTRSGRRSVPQIFIGDTHVGGFDDLAKLDRQGALLSMLA from the coding sequence ATGAATACTGTGACGCTTTACACCACTGACACCTGCCCCTATTGCCGCAATGCGAAGGCGTTGCTGGCCAGCAAAGGGATCGCCACCCGGGAAATAAACGTTCAATCGGAACCCGGCAAATTCCAGGAGATGCTCACCCGCAGCGGTCGTCGCAGCGTGCCGCAGATTTTCATCGGTGACACCCATGTAGGAGGCTTCGACGACCTGGCCAAACTGGACCGTCAAGGTGCTCTGCTGTCGATGCTGGCCTGA
- a CDS encoding carboxymuconolactone decarboxylase family protein produces the protein MSRINTLSLDQATETTRPLLEGVQKKIGFLPNVFKTLAHAPAVLSAYLQQSVALGKTSLSAPEKEAIFLATSQVNGCDYCLAAHTLFAGKAGLSAQDIVSARHGQLNAFATLARQITESRGHVSNEQIEAARSAGISDAKIIEVVAHIASQTLTNYLNNLALTDIDFPAIDA, from the coding sequence ATGAGCCGCATCAACACCCTGAGCCTTGACCAAGCCACCGAAACCACTCGCCCGCTGCTGGAAGGCGTGCAAAAGAAAATCGGCTTTTTGCCCAACGTCTTCAAGACGTTGGCCCATGCCCCCGCTGTGCTGTCTGCCTATCTGCAACAGTCGGTGGCCCTGGGCAAAACGTCCCTGAGCGCGCCTGAAAAAGAAGCCATCTTCCTGGCCACCTCGCAAGTCAACGGCTGCGATTACTGCCTGGCGGCGCACACGCTGTTTGCCGGCAAGGCCGGGTTGTCTGCGCAAGACATCGTCAGCGCCCGACACGGCCAACTCAACGCATTTGCCACGCTTGCCCGGCAGATCACCGAAAGTCGCGGCCACGTGAGCAACGAGCAGATTGAAGCGGCGCGCTCAGCCGGCATCTCCGACGCCAAGATCATCGAGGTGGTCGCCCACATTGCCTCGCAGACCCTGACCAACTACCTGAACAATCTGGCGCTGACCGACATCGACTTCCCGGCCATCGACGCTTGA
- a CDS encoding AraC family transcriptional regulator produces the protein MDRLSTLLTHFGVSAGTFHSGDFCGVTAFDGDQATGHMHLLQAGELTLKLADGRDLQLNEPTLIFFPRPYRHRLLANETSGTQLVCATLEFDGGAGNALAAALPDYLVLELESIPTLAGTLDWLFSEAFGGICGREAMMDRLFELLVIQLLRHILTSRDQTPGMMAGLADPRLARPLSLMHDSPGKAWTVAELSAAANMSRASFAEYFRSVVGQTPVDYLVSWRISLAQKRLREGKSIALIADEVGYESPSALARAFRRKTGTSPREWVQDAKRPR, from the coding sequence ATGGATCGCTTGTCCACCTTGCTCACGCATTTCGGTGTCAGTGCCGGAACCTTCCACAGCGGGGATTTTTGCGGCGTCACGGCGTTTGATGGCGACCAGGCCACCGGACACATGCATTTGCTTCAGGCCGGCGAACTGACGCTCAAACTCGCGGATGGGCGAGACCTGCAACTCAATGAGCCGACGTTGATTTTCTTCCCGCGACCTTATCGCCATCGGTTGCTCGCCAACGAAACGTCGGGCACTCAATTGGTCTGTGCCACCCTGGAATTCGATGGCGGGGCGGGCAATGCCCTGGCGGCCGCGCTGCCTGATTACCTGGTGCTCGAACTCGAGAGCATCCCGACCCTGGCCGGCACGCTGGACTGGTTGTTTAGCGAAGCCTTCGGCGGCATTTGTGGTCGCGAGGCGATGATGGACCGGCTGTTCGAACTGCTGGTGATTCAGTTATTGCGGCACATTCTGACCAGCCGCGATCAGACGCCCGGGATGATGGCCGGCCTTGCCGATCCACGCCTGGCGCGTCCCTTGAGCCTGATGCATGACTCGCCCGGCAAAGCCTGGACGGTGGCTGAACTGTCGGCAGCGGCCAATATGTCCCGGGCCAGTTTTGCTGAATACTTTCGTTCCGTGGTGGGGCAGACGCCGGTCGACTATCTGGTGAGCTGGCGTATCAGTCTGGCGCAGAAACGTTTGCGTGAAGGCAAATCCATCGCACTGATCGCCGATGAAGTCGGCTACGAAAGCCCCTCGGCGCTGGCCCGGGCGTTCCGGCGCAAAACCGGCACCAGCCCGCGCGAATGGGTGCAGGACGCCAAGCGCCCGCGGTGA
- a CDS encoding helix-turn-helix domain-containing protein, with translation MDSLITAAAHALAAGDPLGALNRVALRDDAPALALRGIAMAQLGDLVRAKALVRSAARAFGPKAPVARARCVVAEAEIALASRDLAWPVKTLEAARVTLEAHGDHSNAAHARYLQIRRLLLIGHLDEVEGMLAELDPAPLPPALRAVHELVVAGIAVRRLETKKARSALERAQRAAFDAGIPALTAEVEHAAQVLDTPVARRIARGEERPLLLDEVEALLSSPSLVVDACRYGVRGAGMSISLAKRPVLFTLARALAEAWPADVARETLITQAFRLKLTDESHRARLRVEIGRLRAALKPLAGVSATKRGFALQPQIADEVMVLARPVEEPQAALLAFLADGESWSSSALALALKASQRTVQRALDSLAAAGKVQSFGRGRARRWMMPPLPGFATTLLLTAWVPGD, from the coding sequence ATGGATTCGTTGATCACCGCTGCAGCGCACGCACTCGCGGCGGGTGATCCCCTCGGCGCGTTGAACCGGGTTGCCTTGCGCGACGATGCCCCTGCGCTGGCACTTCGCGGCATCGCCATGGCGCAGTTGGGCGATCTGGTCCGGGCCAAGGCATTGGTGCGCAGCGCCGCACGCGCCTTCGGTCCGAAAGCGCCGGTAGCCCGGGCGCGGTGCGTGGTCGCCGAAGCCGAAATCGCCCTGGCTTCGCGGGATCTGGCTTGGCCAGTGAAGACGCTCGAAGCGGCGCGAGTGACGCTGGAGGCCCATGGCGATCACTCGAACGCGGCCCATGCGCGGTATTTGCAGATTCGCCGTTTGTTGCTGATCGGGCATCTGGATGAGGTCGAAGGGATGCTCGCCGAGCTCGACCCTGCGCCGCTGCCGCCGGCATTGCGTGCCGTTCATGAACTGGTGGTGGCCGGGATCGCCGTGCGGCGACTCGAAACAAAAAAGGCGCGGTCTGCGCTCGAAAGGGCTCAACGTGCTGCGTTCGACGCCGGCATTCCCGCGCTGACCGCCGAGGTCGAACACGCCGCACAGGTCCTCGACACTCCCGTGGCACGACGGATTGCCCGTGGTGAAGAGCGCCCCCTGTTGCTGGATGAAGTGGAAGCGCTGCTGAGTTCACCGTCACTGGTGGTGGACGCGTGTCGATACGGCGTACGCGGCGCGGGGATGTCGATATCCCTGGCCAAACGCCCGGTGCTTTTTACCCTCGCGCGGGCATTGGCCGAAGCCTGGCCCGCGGATGTGGCGCGGGAAACGCTGATCACCCAGGCCTTTCGCTTGAAGCTCACCGACGAGTCCCATCGCGCACGGTTGCGCGTCGAAATCGGTCGGCTTCGTGCGGCGCTGAAGCCTCTGGCCGGTGTCAGTGCGACGAAGCGCGGGTTTGCGCTGCAACCGCAGATTGCTGACGAGGTTATGGTGCTGGCGCGGCCCGTCGAAGAGCCGCAAGCGGCGCTGCTCGCTTTCCTGGCCGACGGCGAGTCGTGGTCGAGTTCGGCGCTCGCCCTGGCGCTGAAGGCCAGTCAGCGCACGGTGCAACGGGCACTCGATTCGCTGGCGGCGGCGGGCAAAGTGCAGTCCTTTGGCCGCGGGCGAGCACGGCGCTGGATGATGCCGCCGCTGCCCGGATTCGCGACGACTTTGTTACTCACAGCTTGGGTGCCGGGTGACTAG
- a CDS encoding DUF5074 domain-containing protein, protein MKQSSAEIIREYGPFPGVDSVHGVSYDGQHVWFASGEKLNALDPTSGKTLRSLDIAAHAGTAFDGQHLFQIAEDRIQKIDPSNGRVLGSIPAPGGGGDSGLAWAEGTLWVGQYQERKIHQIDPDTGKILRTIESNRFVTGVTWVEGALWHGTWEGEEGELRRVDPNTGEVLESLTLPTGVGVSGLESDGAERFFCGGGNSGKVRAVRRPASS, encoded by the coding sequence ATGAAGCAATCATCTGCCGAAATCATCCGCGAATACGGACCCTTTCCGGGCGTCGACAGCGTGCATGGCGTGTCTTATGACGGTCAGCACGTCTGGTTCGCTTCCGGAGAAAAACTCAATGCCCTCGACCCGACTAGCGGGAAGACACTGCGCTCGCTTGATATCGCCGCACATGCCGGGACCGCCTTTGACGGCCAGCACCTGTTCCAGATCGCCGAGGATCGCATCCAGAAGATCGATCCTTCGAACGGCCGGGTACTCGGCAGCATTCCTGCGCCTGGCGGCGGTGGCGATTCAGGGCTCGCGTGGGCGGAAGGAACACTGTGGGTCGGGCAGTATCAGGAACGCAAGATCCATCAGATCGACCCGGACACCGGCAAGATTCTTCGCACAATCGAGTCCAACCGCTTCGTCACCGGCGTGACCTGGGTGGAAGGTGCTCTCTGGCACGGCACATGGGAAGGAGAGGAAGGGGAATTGCGGCGAGTAGACCCGAACACCGGCGAGGTGCTGGAAAGCCTTACGCTGCCGACCGGTGTCGGCGTATCGGGGCTTGAGTCCGACGGCGCGGAGCGGTTTTTCTGCGGCGGAGGGAACAGCGGCAAGGTGCGGGCCGTTCGTCGGCCCGCCTCATCCTAG
- a CDS encoding DUF1428 domain-containing protein, protein MSYVDGFLAAVPTANREKFKKHAETAAVIFKESGALSVAECWGDDVPEGKVTSFPMAVKLKEDETVVFSWIIWPDKATRDAGMDKLMNDPRMQPDVNPMPFDGQRLVYGGFEMIVKA, encoded by the coding sequence ATGTCCTACGTTGATGGCTTCCTTGCTGCCGTACCCACCGCCAATCGCGAAAAATTCAAGAAACACGCCGAAACCGCCGCAGTCATTTTCAAGGAAAGCGGCGCGCTCAGCGTCGCTGAATGCTGGGGCGACGATGTGCCTGAGGGCAAAGTGACTTCGTTTCCCATGGCGGTAAAACTCAAGGAAGACGAAACCGTAGTCTTCAGCTGGATCATCTGGCCAGACAAGGCCACCCGTGATGCGGGTATGGACAAACTCATGAACGATCCGCGGATGCAGCCGGACGTCAATCCGATGCCCTTCGATGGCCAGCGCCTGGTCTATGGTGGTTTCGAGATGATTGTGAAGGCCTGA
- the thpR gene encoding RNA 2',3'-cyclic phosphodiesterase, with the protein MTDESHEPSKRLFFALNCPPEQRKAIAQWRSALELRSGRPVPADNFHLTLLFLGAVGVAQIGEICVAAAKVRVPGAPLSLALDRLDVWRRAGVLVLAPEQAPPKLLRLVYALEQAMLPFGFEEASKEFRPHLTLMRDYRLPVPESAAPPEFFLRADRFVLFESHKGRYRALAEWSLVPA; encoded by the coding sequence ATGACTGACGAATCCCATGAACCGTCCAAACGGCTGTTCTTTGCGCTGAATTGCCCGCCGGAGCAACGCAAGGCCATTGCCCAATGGCGCAGCGCCCTTGAGCTGCGCAGCGGGCGCCCGGTGCCGGCGGACAACTTTCACCTGACGTTGTTGTTTTTAGGGGCTGTCGGCGTGGCGCAGATCGGCGAGATCTGTGTGGCGGCTGCGAAGGTTCGCGTACCGGGTGCGCCACTGAGCCTGGCGCTGGATCGGCTGGATGTCTGGCGCAGGGCAGGGGTGTTGGTGCTGGCGCCAGAACAGGCACCACCGAAGTTGTTGCGTCTGGTGTATGCGCTCGAGCAGGCGATGCTGCCGTTTGGTTTTGAGGAAGCGTCGAAAGAGTTTCGGCCGCATTTGACGTTGATGCGCGACTATCGACTGCCGGTGCCTGAATCTGCGGCGCCACCCGAGTTTTTCCTGCGCGCCGATCGTTTTGTCTTGTTTGAATCCCATAAGGGACGGTATCGGGCGCTGGCGGAATGGTCTCTCGTTCCCGCATAA
- a CDS encoding polyamine ABC transporter substrate-binding protein, with translation MKMFGRTLLTLSLLGAMATGAQANDKILRVYNWSDYIAPDTVKKFEDETGIRVTYDVFDSNETLEARLLAGKSGYDIVVPSNSFLAKQIKAGVYQELDKSKLSNWKNLNPVLLKNASASDPDNGHAFPYMWGSIGIGFNPAKVKEVLGANAPTNSWDLLFKPENAEKLKACGISFLDSPTEMLPAALHYLGYPVNSQDKAQIAEAEALFMKIRPSVAYFHSSKYISDLANGNICVAVGYSGDVLQAKARAQEAGDKVKIDYSIPKEGAGSFYDMVAIPRDAANVENAYLFMNFLMRPDIIAEITNNIGYSNANAAATPLVDEAIRNDPGSYPPQAVMATLYAIPDMPIGVQRVMTRGWTRVKLGK, from the coding sequence ATGAAAATGTTTGGCAGGACTCTGCTGACACTGTCCTTATTGGGCGCAATGGCTACTGGCGCCCAGGCCAATGACAAGATTCTGCGCGTCTATAACTGGTCGGATTACATCGCCCCGGACACGGTCAAGAAGTTCGAAGACGAGACCGGCATCCGCGTGACCTACGATGTGTTCGACAGCAATGAAACCCTTGAGGCGCGGCTGCTCGCAGGCAAATCAGGCTATGACATCGTTGTGCCGTCCAACAGTTTCCTGGCCAAGCAGATCAAAGCCGGTGTCTACCAGGAATTGGACAAGTCGAAGCTGTCGAACTGGAAAAACCTCAATCCGGTGCTGCTGAAAAACGCGTCCGCGAGCGACCCGGATAACGGCCACGCCTTCCCGTACATGTGGGGCTCGATCGGCATTGGTTTCAACCCGGCCAAGGTCAAGGAAGTGCTCGGCGCCAACGCACCGACCAACTCCTGGGACTTGCTGTTTAAACCGGAAAACGCGGAAAAGCTGAAAGCCTGCGGTATCAGTTTCCTTGATTCGCCGACGGAAATGCTGCCGGCCGCCCTGCACTACCTGGGCTACCCGGTGAACTCCCAGGACAAGGCGCAGATCGCCGAAGCCGAAGCGCTGTTCATGAAGATTCGGCCGTCGGTGGCGTATTTCCATTCGTCGAAATACATCTCCGACCTGGCCAACGGCAATATCTGCGTCGCGGTCGGGTACTCCGGCGACGTGCTGCAGGCCAAAGCGCGCGCCCAGGAAGCGGGCGACAAGGTGAAGATTGACTACAGCATTCCGAAAGAAGGGGCCGGCAGCTTCTACGACATGGTCGCGATCCCGCGGGACGCGGCAAACGTCGAGAACGCCTACCTGTTCATGAACTTCCTGATGCGCCCGGACATCATCGCCGAGATCACCAACAACATCGGCTACAGCAACGCCAACGCAGCGGCCACACCGCTGGTGGATGAGGCGATCCGGAATGACCCGGGGTCGTACCCGCCGCAAGCGGTGATGGCGACGTTGTATGCGATTCCGGATATGCCGATCGGTGTTCAACGGGTGATGACCCGGGGCTGGACGCGGGTGAAGCTCGGGAAGTAA
- a CDS encoding ABC transporter permease subunit, giving the protein MKRFGFSKFMLIFGLSFIYLPMLILVIYSFNASKLVTVWGGWSFKWYAGLLDNTQLMGSVVRSLEIACYTAIAAVALGTLAAFVLTRVTRFKGRTLFGGLVTAPLVMPEVITGLSLLLLFVAMAQLIGWPMERGIVTIWIAHTTFCAAYVAVVVSARLRELDLSIEEAAMDLGAKPFKVFFLITIPMIAPSLAAGGMMSFALSLDDLVLASFVSGPGSTTLPMEVFSAVRLGVKPEINAVASLILLAVSIVTFMVWYFSRRAEATRKRAIQEAMDQTASESWQQPEKRRVEATA; this is encoded by the coding sequence ATGAAACGCTTCGGATTTTCAAAGTTCATGCTGATTTTCGGCCTGTCGTTTATCTACCTGCCGATGCTGATTCTGGTGATTTACTCGTTCAACGCCTCCAAGCTGGTCACCGTTTGGGGCGGCTGGTCGTTCAAGTGGTACGCCGGTTTGCTCGACAATACGCAACTGATGGGCTCGGTGGTGCGTTCGCTGGAAATCGCCTGCTACACCGCGATTGCCGCTGTAGCGTTGGGGACGTTGGCCGCGTTTGTATTGACTCGGGTGACGCGCTTCAAGGGACGCACGTTGTTCGGTGGTTTGGTGACGGCGCCGCTGGTGATGCCGGAAGTGATTACCGGTCTGTCGCTGTTGCTGCTGTTTGTGGCGATGGCGCAGTTGATCGGCTGGCCGATGGAGCGTGGCATCGTCACCATCTGGATCGCCCACACCACGTTCTGTGCGGCGTATGTGGCGGTGGTGGTCTCGGCGCGTTTGCGAGAGCTGGATCTGTCCATCGAAGAAGCGGCCATGGATCTTGGGGCGAAGCCGTTCAAGGTGTTTTTCCTGATCACCATTCCGATGATTGCGCCTTCACTGGCGGCCGGCGGCATGATGTCGTTTGCCTTGTCGCTGGATGACCTGGTGCTGGCGAGCTTCGTGTCCGGTCCGGGTTCAACGACCCTGCCGATGGAAGTGTTCTCGGCGGTGCGTCTGGGGGTGAAGCCTGAGATCAATGCCGTGGCCAGTTTGATTCTGTTGGCGGTATCGATCGTGACGTTCATGGTCTGGTACTTCAGCCGTCGCGCCGAAGCCACCCGTAAACGGGCGATTCAGGAAGCGATGGACCAGACCGCGAGCGAGTCGTGGCAGCAACCTGAAAAGCGAAGGGTAGAAGCGACGGCGTAG